GTTTGGTGCGTGTTCATTCAAGTGTAATACCCATTGTTAGTCAAGAACCAGTGAAATATGTTTGCTGTAGTTAATGAGGCTAATGCACGTCCAGGACCTGCTACACAGAAGGCAGACCTGATCAAATCATGTATGTGTGATGGAGCACTGGAGCATGACAGGTCAAGCTTACATTGGTAATGTATTCTAGTGGGGACAGGCTGAAGGTGGGCAGGTCCTCTGTGAGTGTCTCACCCATGCCACTGGAGCTCCTGCTCTggagacaaagaaaacagagggaatGTTAGCAAATGTAATCTGGTAAAATACAACTAAACAAGAGGCTTTAGTCTTGAAGATATTAACCTCAGGAATAAGCAATTTCTGGGTGTTCGGAAATACGTCATCGATCTTGTTTGCTAATTCCAATTCCAATgggtgtacatttacatttacatttttacatctaggtcatttggcagacgcttttatccaaagcgacttacaagtgaggaacagcaagcaagctacagtagtgtaggagaccttggagtaagctttaagtgcaacgtaaacaactaaactcagaTAAATAAGTCgagaaaagtagaaaacaaagGTAAACAAGGTGAAAACATAgggatagacaggcagaggagacaaacaagtagtgacaggagaaagaggtGCAAGGCAGAAAGTGCAcggagatggaattgtgttagagttgtCTAAAGTGTTAGGCGAGGAGGTGCTCTcggaagaggtgggtcttcaggaGGTTCTTGAAGAGAGGGACACCCTGCTCTGATAGCGTAaggtagctcgttccaccagCTGGGAACTACATATGAGAATAATCTGGACTGAGATTGCCTTGTGTGTAGGGATGGCAATGCTAGACGACGTTCCTGGGAGGAACGTAACAGCCGAGAAGGAGAGTAAGCCTGTATGATTGAGCTCAGGTACATGATCCTCACCTCGATCTTAGAGACCAGGCAGAGCTGATGCTTGATCTGCAAGAAGACAGAGTCGAAGGCCAGTTGGTTGGCCTGCTGATTGAGGCGAGTCAGGGCTGCGCGGGGCTCGGCCAGCAGATTGGAGTTACCTGTGCCCTTCTCCTAAAATAGAGACCAATGAGGTGCTGAACAGGTCTTTCAGAAATACACATCTGTCCCCAAAAGTTACCCAGGAGTGAACTTCCAGAAATGCTCTCATAAACTGTCATTCACTACTGCATTCTCTAATCTTATCCTGAACACAAAAAGCCATGAAGAACTGCACAGTCTAAAAAAACATCAATCTAATCccataaaagcaaaataaataacctCTTTGTCTGCTATACACAACCGTGACACCTAAAATTACAGTCGAAATCTTTCAGACAGTACCACCAGGTTTGCAAAGTGTTCCTGCTCACTTTCAGGTTGTACAGCATCTCCATTAGGCTGGCGTACTCAGCCGTGTCACCCTTCAGCAGGTAGTTGTACTCTTGCCATGGGTTCTTGGTGGAGGCCTTTCTGTCCGCAGCGCTGGTCTCCTGTATGCCAGTCAAGCTGCGGGGGCTGTAGGACTCTGACAGGTACTTCCCTGCCGTGGCCAGGATCCTGTCGGCAGAGTGACAATGATGTATTCCCACAGTTCAGGGCGACAATAGCCTGCCAGTGCTGACACAGCAACAGGTCACCGGAATCAAGACTCCACCAGTTCAAAGCTGCTGTACTCATGTTTTCCATTCACTTTGAAGGCATTCCCCATCCAACAGGGTATCCCCATTCATAAGGTGCACTGATCTTGTCCCCAATTTCAGCCAATTTCACCTCAGCTGTAAGGCTCTACATCAGATTAAACTGGATCTCTTCTGCATAACAAAATGAGAActgaataattataataataaataataattctaaATTATCTTTAAACTCCTCAGTGAAACAACCTGAATAATGTAGACAGCAGGAGGACAATggcattttcataaatgcactgacaatgtgtttcagtttttaatatttttttaccTGTTTGACAGCTGCTGCTCATACGCTCCACACTGTCTCAGCAGCTCACCACACGTAGCAATAATTCTGCATTACAAAACAACCAgagctaaatgacaacaataaataTACTACATTGCTAGAGCCTCTGTGACCATTTTAATCCAACATCCAATgctgaaaaatgacacaaattctATGCATATTTTCAAGAGTAAGACAAATCTGCCATGACATGGAGAACAACACTAATAGGGATTTAGTactgaatcatttattttacagctttgtttttataAGCTGTACAAGCAGCAAACATGATTTTTCTGCTGACATTTCCTCATTTATATAATTAGTACCAAATCAAGGATTCCACTCTCATTATTATACAGTATTGCTATTAACTATTCAGCAGGTGTCAGTCTCATCAGGGAAACctcacagttaaaaaaaaaaaaaaaaaattctgctccCATTCTGATTGTGATTCCACCCATGCAAAATATCGCTGATTTTCTCAGGACTTACTACCTGTAATTTTACCTTTACAGTTCAGTTTGTGTTCACCTTCAATTATTTGTCTTCCTACTTGAACACCTGCCTAAAATGGTCACAGGAGCCGTTGAACAGAACTGCACATTGTTCAATGGCACCTTTTAGGATTACAGACCTATTCATTCAGAACAACAAAGCTGTTCAAAGAGTTACTAAAACAATGGCGTTATTTTACGGCAgtagtgtggcacagtggtaaggttACCAGTTCAGTCCAGGTGGCCCACTCCTGCTGCACCCTTGTGCACTGTACTccacccaaattgcctcagtaaatatccagctgtataaatacagtgtctgctaagcaaatgccATGAAATGTAACTAAAAGTGTGAAATGGCAGTAGCAGGACTCCATTCAAGACTCCACACTGCTTCAGCTCCCCTCAGGCAATCAGGCTTCCTGTGGGCACCACCACATAagaccacacactgcagcaagTAATGAAGTGGGCTTCCTGGCCAAGCCCACCTGACAGAGTTCTGAAAGGGGGTCCAATCTTCCTGAAAGGCAGAGGCACTGGGTGTGTCCTCCAGCTTGCATTTCTTCCGGATGGACTGCAGAGTAACAGAGAAATCTGACACGTACctatgggggaaaaaacagttaACATGAGTAAAAATAATGCAGGAACATTTCTTATATTTCATCTGACTTGAACGGAAGAATGTGTGGCTGTAAGCACAGCAACGTTTTCATTCTATTTTCTCTTGAAATGGCTGACAcatcctttttcctcaacattttGGACTTAATTATTACCCTCCACTTTTAAACATTCCTGTGGTAGAAATACTGCACACTAGGTTAGACACTGCATCCCTTGGAAAAGGAGGAATGTAACACTGAGTGTAGACATTTCCTCCACCAAGGCTGATGGTGGTACAACTTGCCAATATTCTGCCGTGTTAAATCCATCCACTGTATATTTCCTAACCCACTTCTCAGGCAGAAACCGGACACCCTGCACTGTAACGCTCAAGTTGTAATGTTTGCCTCTCAAGCTGCAAACTCTAAGCCAAACCGAGATTCAACTGCACACCAgacatgtgtgtgatgtgccCTGATGTGATGTGTGCAAGCGTGTGTCTGCCTCTGTATTTGATTGCAGTATGTACCTTTGTCTACGTGTGCTGTTGAGTTTTTCCATCTACGTGTCCTACATGTTCATGTGGGTGTctgcgtgggtgtgtgcacacacacgagtgcatgtgtgtatgagttgtatgagtgtgtgcgcaaGTATGAGCATGCAGAAGCCTCTGGTATCGTTACTTGGTGAATAGCGCTTTGAGAGCTTTCAGCagcccacacacagccaggccATCGGTCAGCCTGACACAGCGGTCCACAGCTGTGCTGGCCAGGCTGAAGAGCTTATTGACAGAGTGGCTGAGCTCCTGCACGCAGTCTATCACCTCCCCACGTTCCTGCAAAGCAGAAGCTCGGTCACATCACAGCAGTCAGCAACCCGCTGAAACAACCTACAACCTACAGTGTGGCTACACAACTTCTGAGCAAGTTTCCAAAGAATCAGATAAGCAGACACCACACATAGGTTAGCattgttaaatgtaaaatatgactAATTCAGTAACAGGAAGTAGATAATCTCAAGTGACCTTTTCTCGTTAGAAAGTGTTTTGTCATTGTGAAGAAGAGGAACACTTACCAGGGGCACAGCACTGATCGTTATAAGGAGGTTGGATTCCTCCAGCTCTCCGTACTGCAGCTGGTAAGGTTTGTACGGGTCATACAAGGCAGTAACCAACTCGCCCACTTTCAGCAGGTTGCTCTCAGCTGGCgccaaggacagagagaggaagtgggatATTGACTTTTTGCTTCACAACACAGTGCAAGTCGGTATActtccccccgcccccattTTGGCTGACAAACTTATCAAAACATTCAAACCCACCCAGGTGGGGCAGCATGGCAGCCTCCAGGTTCTTCCCAAAGTTGGCTGCAGTCTGGTAGAGTTCCAGCAGGGTCTCCAGCTTTTCCTCCTGGGGAGCACGCTCCATGGCTGTGCTGAGGCATACTGGGATAGACGGCACCATGGCACCCAGGGTCTGGATCAGCAGCACCGTAACCACCTCATAGGGGTTCTTAAACACCTGCCCAATAATATCAATGAAAATGAGACCTGCTCAGTAAGTGTCTCTCTGTATTACATAATAACCTTTATAAAATCAGGCACCACTCTGTATTATACAGAAACCTTTACAGAATAAAGCTGAAATGAGGTAGAGAAGAAAGCATGTCAACACCTGCAGCGATCAATGTCCTGCAATATGTCCCGCTCCCCTGGCATTGGTGAATAGGGCTCGCTAGGTGTGAGTGGCCGTGGTGCCGTACCTGACTgctccactgcagctgtgagtgCCAGGTAGATAGTAGCGTATCGTAGAACTCAGCCAGCTGCTTGCTGAGACTCAGCTCACTCTGACACAGGTCCTGCCAAACGCTGACCAGCTGACCCTGGGGGCAGAGATACTAGTGTTACTGCAAACCTCGAGTCGGCTTCAGACATCAGCTTTGGGATTTGTTTGCAGTGGATTTCTCACCTTATGGCACTTGTAGTAATAGGCAAGGAGCTGAGGCATCCTGTCAATCTCTGTAAACACTTTCACAAAGAGCTTGGCTTGGTCTGGagacaaacagtaaaaaatattttaagcacAGCCATACACATTTGCTCTGAAACACTCTGTAGTAGTGTAGCTTTAGTCAAGGAGGCCTTAGCCGCATCTGAATATAAAGGCCTCTCACCCATTGACTGTGAATTAAATGTGGCCACGATCTGGGGGCTGGCGAGGGCCTCCAGCCTGTTCTTCAGAGCCTCTAGGTGTACACACTTCTCTGAGTAGTCAGGAGTGTCCACCAGCATAGCCAGGCTGCTCTGCATGCTGGTGAGCTTGGAGGAGATCACAGCCAAGTCCTGGGGAATGAAGGCGAGAGCAGTACTTCAGCATCGCTCTGACAGCACGGGGGTGTACGCACACAGGGCTCCTCCATTCTGCAGGGCATGGTTTTATCTCTCTTCCTATCAACACATTTTGATGagtaaaatgacaatttatCCGGTCGAATATCAAATAATCAGGCTATGCAGTCATAGCGTAGGAGGGATAGAAAAGTGAAAACCTTTCAGCTCTTCCGTATCTACTCTGTTCACGGAAATTTCCGTAAGCCTTAAAGGGCAATGAATGTtagaaaaggcaaaaacaaagaatCATTTATTGGACCCTAAGCAAGTCTCAACTTGTTAAATGCTGCCATTAAATTTTCACAGAACAACAATCCATGTCCTGcaactacagacagacagacacagctgggcCTCGTATGGAATGACCTAGTAGTGCATGGAGCATCTACAAGGCTAAGAGTGCAGATATTAAAGGACAGTGAGAATGGTTTGACTGTTTGAAGTTAACCCTCTGCCAGTCACCTGTGTCTTGAATGTCTCCTCGATGTCCGCACTCAGAGTGCTCCATTTGTCCGCTTCCTGAAGGGCCTCGGCGGCCAGCTGCATGCGAGACTTCACCTGATCGATCTCCACCAAGACctggagcagacagacaaaatCAGACCACCTCAGCTCTCAGGGCATCCAAGGGTCCCACTGTTGATGAAAAGCAAAAATGCTGATGCAAAAGAATTAAACCAGAAAATGCAGGGGGTGGTGGAGTAAAAACGGCATGGgctaaaacatgaaaatacGGAGCAAAAGAGGAGTAATGTATCTTTTCACATAATTGAAATGGGTAACACACTGAACCTAGAGTTAAAAAtggctattgttttttttttttttttcaacagattcCAGATAAAATTTCCGTTAAACTGAATTCACCACTTCAAAGCTGCAGTTCCTTCTGACCTGCCAAGTATGACTTTGGGGCTATTTTCTTGAATCTATCGTGGAAATCCATTTCTTTGCAACTCAGTGGTGAGATTTTGAGCCAAAAAACCACAACGCCACATATTCACAAGCCGTGGCCAAGAACACTGCACAGCAATTACTGTAGAGCCCCAAGAGCAGtttctcagaaatgaaaacaaaaagccagGCATGACATTTCCTTCTGAAACTATACAGTGTCAATGGCATCATTCATGCCTGATCATTACTTGCAACTGGTGACAAGTAATTCACTAATAATGTGCTTCAACTTAATTAGGAATTACAAGCCTTTTGGCTGTCCCTTTTCCATACATCTAAGGTTGATTGGATTTGTTCATTTAACATGAATCAAAGTagctacacacacaggaacaatCATATTGTTTCTATATATGGCCTGACCACACGGCAGCTTCAGAGTGCAGTTTCAGGTTTCATCCATCCTGGGTTATCGGCAGCACATCATGTGATACATTAAAGTTGCTTTGCCGAAGATAACTATTATCTCTATCAGTTGTCCTCAAAGACATACCCACGGGCATTTTTATGCTTGCAAGACGTGACTGTTATGCCCACAAAGCATGTTCTAAAATAGGTTTCTAGGATAACATTTCCCATTGAGATGTAACTGCTAACAAACATCTCTTTAACCTATATTAATGCGTCAAACCTATATTTCTGCAACGGaaatggccacacacacacatatgggacttaaatgaattaaatgaaaataatatataaaccTGTTAGGAGGATAGGACATCCACCAATTAAAATTAAGTTACTAATGATATGTACAGATATAAATTCCTTTTAAGAATCAGACTCTCACAGTACATTTTGTGTTGCTTAAGAGGGTACTGTGGATGGATAGCtctcattttacagaaaatgtcaaatttttaaaattgtaaaaaaaaaaaaggacctatcgttcttaaaaaaaaaaaaaaaaaaaaaagtgaagggagaaaaaaaaaatgtgacaattaTTTCACATCTGAGCCACACAATGTCACTGCAAAAGAGGCACAGAGGAGACACCTGCGACATGCTTGACTGCCACTGCTACGACTGCTAAAAAGGATAAGAAAAATGTCATACAGACACAGGAAAGCCAGTATTGCTTTCTGAGTCAGTAATGCAGGATTACTTCGCAGCTGCAAATGATTATGGTGGAGATATTCTCTCTTTCTGACATTATACTGCAtcctgaaaacagaaatgtattccAAGCTGTAGCTAATAAATTAACCAACCTAAAAGTATGTCTGACAAAGTGAGTTTGGAAATTTACGGTTTGGTTGTTGAAATGCACCTATTTGGTTAAagttatataaaaatataaaaaaagatataaaataGATACCTGTGCAACTTTCCATTTTGGTATTGGTAACCGTTTCCCACCACTCATTCATTGGTACCataatgttgtgtaaaatgtgtgctTACCATAGATGGTTAGTCTACTTGATTATTGCCCATTGCACTCTCATGAGGCCAAATTCATACTTACAAATACATAATGTGGAGGACCACTGATCTATATCAGCCCCACTCAGGATCTTATACTCTGATTACAACAATAAGATATAGAGCAATGTGACTCCATAACCAAGCCTGAACAATCCCACTTGGGGAATGTGCCAAGTACCCCCAGCTCACTGGATAAAACAACTGCATAGATAAATGTTAAATGGGCAGGaagaaattattaaattattcagcAACATTAGGCAGGAAGTGATCATCAGAAACACTTAAGATGTGGAAGGAAGTGACAATCAGAAACACCTCATATGATGTAGTATTACAAAGCTGGCTGTGCAAATATCATCctcatgtgttcatgttttattataaaagaaTCCACAACCCATTAAAGTTTTATCAAAATTCTCTAAACCTTTGTGGGTTCTAAATAAGGTGGTCAGGGTGGGTCTTCAGTGTCAAACCAATCACCCTAACTGAGATTTCATTGTTACATTGCTGTGTTTACCATCATGTTAATAAATAATACCTCACAAACACCCTTAAGAACACATATTGGTTGTTATGTTGAATAAATACTTAATGGTATTGTTCGCTTGTGCGCTTAATGTTCTCCCTGATCTGTCccattcaaatgatcaactcattatgaactcctgaagctgctcaataacaaattgatcatttga
This genomic stretch from Megalops cyprinoides isolate fMegCyp1 chromosome 1, fMegCyp1.pri, whole genome shotgun sequence harbors:
- the cog7 gene encoding conserved oligomeric Golgi complex subunit 7, with the translated sequence MDFSKFLDDDFDVKDWVNGAFKMVQKDAPGKADGHAATLVMKLQLFIQEVNNAIEESSNQALQNMPRVLRDVEALKQEASFLKEQMILVKEDIKKFEQDTVQSMQVLVEIDQVKSRMQLAAEALQEADKWSTLSADIEETFKTQDLAVISSKLTSMQSSLAMLVDTPDYSEKCVHLEALKNRLEALASPQIVATFNSQSMDQAKLFVKVFTEIDRMPQLLAYYYKCHKGQLVSVWQDLCQSELSLSKQLAEFYDTLLSTWHSQLQWSSQVFKNPYEVVTVLLIQTLGAMVPSIPVCLSTAMERAPQEEKLETLLELYQTAANFGKNLEAAMLPHLAESNLLKVGELVTALYDPYKPYQLQYGELEESNLLITISAVPLERGEVIDCVQELSHSVNKLFSLASTAVDRCVRLTDGLAVCGLLKALKALFTKYVSDFSVTLQSIRKKCKLEDTPSASAFQEDWTPFQNSVRIIATCGELLRQCGAYEQQLSNRILATAGKYLSESYSPRSLTGIQETSAADRKASTKNPWQEYNYLLKGDTAEYASLMEMLYNLKEKGTGNSNLLAEPRAALTRLNQQANQLAFDSVFLQIKHQLCLVSKIESRSSSGMGETLTEDLPTFSLSPLEYITNIGQYIMSLPLHLEPFVTQEDPALELALHAGKLPFPPEQGDDLPELDNAADYWLGSIARATMQTYCDAILLIPELTPHSTKQLATDIDYLSNVMDALGLQPSRTLQQIVTLLKAKPEEYRQTAKPLSRRLAATIAAMRNLDY